GGACGGGCTCCCGAAGATCTCCTCAACTCAGAAGGAGGGATGAGCGGTCCATTCAACCCGTGGCTCAGAAGTCCTGTGCTGGGCAATGCGGCACAACGGCTCGGTGAAACCGTCCGCTTTGAAAGTGCGCTCTCACCACAGCTACGAGAACTTGCAATCTTAATCGTTGCCGCCAAATGGAAGGCGCAGTATGAGTGGTGGGCACATGAGAAAATCGCCAGACGCGAGGGCTTGAATGAACGGATAATAGAGGGCATCAAGGCGGAGACACTCCCAGATTGCTCTAACCCAACCGAGACAGTGGTCTATAACTTTGCCCGCGAATTGCTCGACGAACATCGCGTGTCAGACCATCTATACGATGAGGCGGTTGAACTGCTCGGTGAAGCGGAGGTTGTGGNNNNNNNNNNNNNNNNNNNNNNNNNNNNNNNNNNNNNNNNNNNNNNNNNNNNNNNNNNNNNNNNNNNNNNNNNNNNNNNNNNNNNNNNNNNNNNNNNNNNNNNNNNNNNNNNNNNAAGTCCCCCTGACAAGGGGGATTTAGGGGGTTGGCTGTGCATCGAAGGTGTATAAGTAATTATAGAATTCACCATAACAGGGCTGTAATAGACAAAAGGAGATTGTGTATGTCGCTCAGTGGTAAAGTCGCCATCGTCGTTGGGGCCGGGCAGACACCAGGAGAAACCATCGGCAACGGCAGGGCAACCGCGATTCGTTTCGCAAAGGAGGGAGCGCGGGTGCTTCTCGTTGACAAACGACCCGAATCCGCAGAGGATACCGCCCAGATGATAAAAGAAGTTGACGGCGAAGCCTCAGTTTTTGGTGCAGATATAACTGTTGAAGCGGATTGTCAGGCAATTATCGAAACCTGTGTTTCGCGCTACGGGCGGATAGATGTTTTGCATAACAACGTCGGGATCGCAGCGGGGGATGCTGACACGGTTGATGTGACTGAAGCAAATTGGGAACTATTGATGGACATCAACCTCAAAGGCATGTTTCTCACCATCAAGCATGTCCTGCCGGTGATGCGATCTCAAGAGTCGGGGGTCATTATCAATATCTCCTCAACAGCGTCGCTCTGCACTCGACCGACCATGCTCGCATACAAAACCAGCAAGGCTGCGATCAATGCGATGACACAAAACCTCGCCATCGAAAATGCGGAATACGGAGTTCGCGTAAATGCGATCTTGCCCGGTCTGATGGATACCCCTATGGCAATTGAGCGGCGGGTAGCGGAGCGGGGGGTGAGCCACGAAGTTATCCGTCAGGAACGGGACGAAGATGTCCCGCTTCGCCAAAAGATGGGTTCCGGCTGGGATGTCGCGGCTGCAGCGACGTTCCTCGCGTCCGATGATGCGCGGTACATCACAGGGGTGCTTCTCCCCGTTGACGGCGGCTTGAGTGCACAGGTTGGATAAGACGGAGGTGTTTCACATGACAATCTTGAACCTCAAACCCACACAAACTGTACTGCCATCGGAAATTTAGACCAAACAGCATCATCAATTTATAGCTGTGAAAACCGTGTGTTGTGAAAGTCGCACGCACGGTTTGGGTGAGGGACACAGACATGAGGATTCTATTAGCATTGATTGTGCTTGCTATTGGTTGTGATGTATCACCAAGAACTCAGTTTCCAAGATACTACTACGGCATGGATATAATCACTTTTGAAGCGACTTATCCAAACATTGAAACCTTCCCTAAAGACAGCCCTTCATGTGTCGAAGTATTGAACGGCATTTCTCATAGTTGGCGTAGATACATATTGCCAGACAAGAGAGTTATGCAAGTTAATCTTAGGAATGGTAAAATCGTTGAGATATACGTAAGGCAACCAAAACGAATCATCAAAACCATGTCTGTTACTATCCACACAAGAGAGATGTTGCGCTGTACTGTCCCCAATGAAACTAACCCTAAACTTTCCTCCCCCGTTTTTATCCTAAAAATCCTCCAATCCAGTAAATCCTGATTCAGATTGCTCTGAATCCCGCCTGTTCCGTTCCGAGAATCCCGACGAGTCGGGACCTGCTCTCGGCTTGTCGGAGTTCCGATCTATCGGGGATTCATCGGGACAATAATCCGTGTAATCTGTGTCATCTTCTTAATCCGCGATTCAGACAATATAATTATGAACACCCTTCAACCAACTGTGCATCCGCATTTCAACTACTTTCCCGAACACTCACCCTCTGACCACCATAACACATCGTCGCAGCTTGTATAACAATATGATATAATTAGGCAAAAGGAGGGTATCGCCTATGGAAATGCGATTCGACACACCTATTGATGGAGAGAGTCCGCGCGCTTTTGAATGTTTTCAGGCTTATCTCGAAATGCCAACGCCTCGATCCATTGAGAAATTATGTCAAGAGGCTATCAGAGGGAAAAGAGCTGCGCTTCGGACACTGTATCGGTATAGCAGTGATCACAATTGGGTGGAGCGAGCAGAAGCATTTGATAACGAGCAAGCACAAGAAACCTTTAATCGGTTGATGCAGAAAAGACAAGAGGAGATAGACGCTTTTATTGATGCAGACTTTGAACATGCGCAGCAGATTCAAAGTT
The sequence above is drawn from the Candidatus Poribacteria bacterium genome and encodes:
- a CDS encoding SDR family oxidoreductase, encoding MSLSGKVAIVVGAGQTPGETIGNGRATAIRFAKEGARVLLVDKRPESAEDTAQMIKEVDGEASVFGADITVEADCQAIIETCVSRYGRIDVLHNNVGIAAGDADTVDVTEANWELLMDINLKGMFLTIKHVLPVMRSQESGVIINISSTASLCTRPTMLAYKTSKAAINAMTQNLAIENAEYGVRVNAILPGLMDTPMAIERRVAERGVSHEVIRQERDEDVPLRQKMGSGWDVAAAATFLASDDARYITGVLLPVDGGLSAQVG
- a CDS encoding carboxymuconolactone decarboxylase family protein; this encodes GRAPEDLLNSEGGMSGPFNPWLRSPVLGNAAQRLGETVRFESALSPQLRELAILIVAAKWKAQYEWWAHEKIARREGLNERIIEGIKAETLPDCSNPTETVVYNFARELLDEHRVSDHLYDEAVELLGEAEVV